One bacterium genomic window, GAGTTGGTTGACGAATGGATTATCGCTGATGTAGGCAACGCCCCAGTCGATCGGCGATATGCCGGTGCGGCCACGGATACCCAGGAAAACCAATGCAAAGGCTACAACAAACCAGATGATCTGTCTGATCCAACCGCGCCTGTTCGGCAGTGATTCTGTCTTTCGGAGGATCAGACCGATCACGATGTAGATCGCAACGGAGAGGATCATCCAGGCTGCAATTGATGGCCAGAAGAGTGGATCGGTGACGGTCACATGCCAGGTCGTTTTCCCACCTGTCGCTACGTACTGCAACGCCTGGAAATTGAGATGAGAATCGAAGTTTGAGTAGTAGCGAATGTCGGCAAGCAGAAGAAACAGAAAGAAGGAGAACGAAGTTGTCAGATACCAGTGGACGATTCTCCTGACCAGCTTCAGCCCTAAGTCAAGCCAGGGAGAGTGACCGCAGGAAGCAGCAATGCAAAGAGCACGATAACCGTATCAAATCGGAATCCGATCAAGAACGCCTGCGCCAGTTCTTCGATGGCGGGATGATTGGAGCGGTCGTTAAAGATCAGCACCATCGCCACGCGATAGAGGAAAAAAAGCGCTATCCCGAACAGGTAAACCAGCGCCAGCATGGCGATCGAGCGGGGAGGGGAGAAAAGTGCGTCGCGAGGAGCCGTTACATTCATAGCCGGAAATAACGGCTCCTCAGGCGAAATGCAAGTAGAAGAATTCTAACGTTCGTCTTCGAGAATGACCGCCGTGCCGTAAGCCAGCAACTCGGCGGTGCCGGCCATGATCATGGAAGTTTGAAATCGGGCCATGATTATGCCGTTCGCGCCCAATGCTTCGGCATCAGCCACCATGCGATCAAGCGCCTGCTCGCGCGATTCGGCCAGCAACTTGGTGTAATTGCTCACCTCACCGCCTATCATATTTTTCAGGAAGGCGAGTATATCTTGACCTACGTGCCGCGCCCTGACAGTATTCCCCTTGGCCAGACCCAGAACTTTGACTACCCGTTTCCCCGGGATTTCATTCGTGGTTACCACTATCACTTAATTACCTCCCGGTAGCGGTCGTTCTTATAAGCAAAGATCCGTTCGCGAATGACCGAGATGGTCAGCACGATCAGGCCGATCAACAGACCAGTCACGCCGATCTTGACGATCCACGAGATACGGGAGTCGGAGTAGAGAGTCCCCAGCATCTGAATTATCCCATAACTGGCCAGGAGGACCGCACTAACTGAGAAGAGGATCCAACCGATCCCTCGTTCCAGCTTATGGTAGAGGGATGACCAGTAGGTCTCCCAGACGGCATCCGGAAGGTCTGCATAGCGCACGGAGTCGGTCACCTTTTTCAACTTTCTGAACTGCTCAAGCTCCGCCCGGAGCTCCGGGTTGCGCTGCAGCTCATTTTCGAATTCCCGGCGTTCACTCGGGTCGAGTTCATCATCGAGGTACCCCGCCAGGAGTTTGTTCCAGCGTTCATCCATCGGTCTGCCTCATCAGGTTTGCCAGTTTTTTTCTGGCATAGTAGAGGCGGGACATGACTGTTCCGCGGGGTATCCCAAGAGTTGAGGCGATCTCATCATAGGACATCCCGCGAAAATGCTGCAGCGTGATGATCTCCCGATCATCAAAATCAAGTTGCATCAGCGCGGCGCGAAGTCTCTGGATCGTCTCCGCCTCGATTAACTGGTCCTCCGGCGTCGCAGCATCAGAGATCAAAAAGTCGGTCTCCTCAAGCGGCAGTGACCGCTTGGCGGCGACCTGCCGACGTTTCAGCCAGGTCTTGCTCAGGTTAGCGATGATCGCATGGAACCAGGGAAGAAACGGCTGCTTTTGGTCGTACGTATCGGCGGAGCGATAAACCCGCAGAAAGGCTTCCTGCGAAATGTCGTACGCATCCTCCCGGTTGCCAACCATACCGAGCGCAGTTCGAAAAGCCATCTTTTTATGCTTTTCGACCAATGCGGCCAGCGCTTTCTTGTCACCAGATTTGATGCTCATAACCAAAGTTGTGTCGTTATCAACACGTTCCATGCTGTTTACCTCGAATACTCGCAGTTAACGATGTTATTCAATCGATGCTACGAGTTTTTCGAATTAAGAGTTCATTAAATCGGTTGAAAATCGGAACACAAGAACAACCATATGTAATCTAAGGGGATAGCCATGAAACTGCAAGCTCTCCTGATAGTCGCCCTTACGGTGGTAGTCGTTGAGCCGGCTGTGGCAAGAGATAATCCGCTCGTCTCCACCTACTCAATTGTCGCCTGGGATTCCGCCACCGGCGAGTTTGGCGCCGCCGTCCAATCACACTATTTCAGGGTTGCCGATGTTATCTGGGCTGAACCCGGTGTTGGAGTGGTGGCCACGCAGTCATTCGTCGATTTCTCCTACGGCCCACTCGGGCTGGCACTGATGCGGAATGGGAAACCTGCCACCAAGGCGCTGGAGGGTCTTCTGGCGTCGGATTCCACCAATCAATCTCGCCAGGTCGCGATGATCGACCGGTTCGGACGAGTTGCGACTTACACCGGCCCTAAATGTATAGACGCTGCTGGCCATCATGTGGGCAAGGGTTACTCCTGTCAGGCGAATCTAATGCTCAAGGCGACTGTCTGGGATGCGATGGCACGCGCATTTGAAGAGACCAGCGGCTCATTGGCTGACCGGATGATGGCGGCGCTGGAGGCCGCCCAACGCGAGGGAGGGGATATTCGAGGAATGCAGTCGGCGGCGATTTTGGTAGTCAGCGGCAAACCGACCGGACAGATCTGGCGTGACCGGCTGATCGATCTTCGTGTTGATGACAGCCCCGAACCGCTGAAGGAGCTTCGACGACTGCTCGATCTCAACCGTGCCTATCGACGGGTCGACCGGGGGGATGAACTGGTGACAGAGGGGAAGATCGATGAAGCCGAGGTCGAGTATGCCGAGGCGGCTAAACTCGCTCCGGGGAATAACGAAATACTCTATTGGGAAGCGGTGACCCTGGTTGAGAACGGACGTATCGAGAAGGCGCTCCCAATCTTCAAACTGGTCTTTAAGGCGGACAGCGCCTGGCGCGAGTTGATCCCGCGACTGGTGAAGCCAGGATTGCTCAAGGACGACCCGACGACCATTGAGTTGATTCTGAAGCAGTAGCCAGACAAAAACAAGCGCGCCGTGGTTCTAACCAAAGGCGCGCTTACTGATCTGGTAGCGACTGATCGGCTACTTGAAGACGATCGGCAGACTGAGCGTGTCTGTTCCACGTTCAACTATCACCGTCGTGCTGTCCCCTTTGCTGAATTTCCCCAGCGCATTCATATAGGCGGACATATCATCGATCGTCAAATGCCCAAGCTTGATGATCACATCCCCTTTGAGTATACCGGCTCGTTCGGCGGGGCGGTCAGGGGAGACACCATCGACTTTCACCCCCTTTACCTGGGCGATGTAGTCAGGCATGATCCCTAGCGTCACCTTAAAAGCCGCCCGCTGTTTCCCTTCATCCGGATCCTTGGTTTTCTGGAAAGTCAGAGGCGCGTTGAGTGAGTCGAAATGCCAGGCGATGTCCGAAACGAATGAGACTACCTTGAATATCCCTTCATAGTCAATTTTATCCGGCGTGTCGCTCGGTTTATGATAATCGACATGCGCGCCGGTAAAGAAATGCAGGACCGGGATACTGTTGTTGTAGAATGCCGTGTGATCGGAAGGCCCTGTTCCCGGTTCGCGGAAGGCCATCTTGAGACCCTCACGAGTCATCTCTCTAAAGTAGGCGGCAAATTCAACGCTTGTACCAGTCCCAAAAACAGCCAAACCGGATTCCTGGTCTTTCAATCGCCCGATCATATCCATATTGAGCATCATGCGCGTTTTGGTCAGCTCGACTGTCGCGTTTTGTGCGTAATACGATGAACCAAGAATCCCGGCTTCTTCACCAGAGTACGCGGAGAAAAGCATGGAGTGATGTAACTGATCCTGACGCGACGCAAAGTATTTGGCAAGCTCCAGAAGTCCAGCGGTACCCGATGCGTTGTCATCAGCGCCGTAGTGAATCTTTTTCTCTTTCTCGGTATAGCGCGAGGCGGAATTCCCCCAACCCAGATGGTCGTAATGCGCACCGATCACGACTGTGGTATCGCTTTTGGCTGGTAAGTAACCCAGGACATTGTAGCCGGTATCTTTGACCGGGATCAGCTCAACTTCACCGCTGAGGGCGACAAGGAGCGGGTTGTTCAGTGGCTCTTCCATCTTCTCCATAGCTTTGTGCCGAAGTAGGACGATCGGGATATCTTTTGGAGTCACATGAGTGAGGCCCATGGAGCGAAGGGAATCATCTTCGCCCTCCGGCGTGATGAACACGATCGCGGCCGCCTTGCGATTGATGGCTGTCTGGATCTTGTCGTACAGACTGCTGTACTTGCTGAAATCGACGTGCGGGTTTATAGAGTCGGGTGGAGCGAAGCGTTTGATGACGACCGCTTTTCCTTCGACATTCAGCCCAGCGTAATCATTGTAGGAACTGTCTTCAGTGACAATTCCGTATCCAACAGGAACGGGTTCGCCAAAAGCGAATGTCATATTAGCGGACTGTGGGAGCGGGACCCACTCCTCGTTAATGGTCAGGCGGGCTTTGTTGAGGCTCAGTCTGTTTTTTGGTCCTTGGCTGATCTCTTTGACGAACTCAAATGGCTGGAGGTATCCATCGGTCCCCTTTGGTTCCAGTCCCGCCGCCTTGAACTGGGCGGCGATGTACTGTGCCGCTTTCCACTCACCCGGCTCGCCGACTTCGCGTCCTTCCAGAGAATCGGATGCCAGCACTTCTATATGCGCCTGAATCGAGGTGGGGGTGATGTCGTATGGTGTGGGGGCAGCCACCAGCGAGACGGAGGCTAAAACTGCCAACAGCAACAGAATGCGCGAGCCGTTCATGAACCAACCTTTCCTTGTTTGGCCGAAATTCGTGGTCTGAATATAGGTCTGCGAGGCCTGGTTGTCAGCCGCTTTTTGAACGGATAAGGTCCAAATTAGATTGCTTTCGGATGTCCCATTCCTATATTGCGGGCCAAGTTAAGAGAAAGGGAATTTAGCAGTATGTCAGATAGATTTTGTCCGCAGTGTGGCGCCAAATCGACGGGAGACGCGAAATTCTGTTCCGAATGTGGGACCCCGGTCTCTGCCTCGGCCAACAAGTCTGCCAAGCCCGGCGGCAAATCAACCGCCCCCAAGAGTGGCATGCGCGACCTGATCATTGTGGTCGGCGTCCTTGCGATCGTTGCCGTCGGCTATTTCCTGATCGTTGATCGCCCGGAACCGCCATCACCACAACCTCAGCAACAAGCGGCTCAACAGCCAATGCAGAATATTGATCCGCACGCCGAAGAAAACCTCTCCATGGCGATGCTGGATTCCCTGCCGAAAGACTACAATTCGCTTATTCAGACCGCTTATCACTATCATGACATGGGGAGCCAAACCCGCAATACCCAGAATTTCGCCATCGCGGCGGAGATCTATCGACGGGCACTGGCAATCGACTCATCCGATCCAAATGTCCGGGTCGACTACGGCGCGGTGTTGCACGGTATGGGACTCCCGCAGCGCTCTCTTGAAGAGTTTGGGAAAGTGCTCAAGACGTTGCCCCGTCATGGTGTCGCCAATTTCAACATGGGAATCGTGCATCACGATGTCGGCAACAGCGACTCGGCCAAGATCTATTTTAACCGCTACCTTGAATATGAGCCTAACGGTCCGGCATCCCAGGCGGCCCGCGATTTCCTGAAAGAGCTTGGCGGCTGATAAGGTTCTCATCTCCGCTCGTTTTTGATTTGTATACCGAGAGTATCTTTGCTTACTTTTCGGTATGTCCTCCCGTCTTGTAGATCATCCATTGGTCGGGCCGTTGCTCGAGTTTGCATTTCCGACACTTTGTCTCGGGTGCGGGGAACAGACCGATTCCACCATCCAGGTTTGCGACCGATGTTTTTCCGGGATCGACCGCTACACCGAACCATTCTGTCTGACCTGCAAACGCCAGTTGTTTGACCGTCCAGACTGCCCGGACTGTAAGAGCGATTCCTGGCTGCTTTTCCCGTACGGCAACTACGTTGATCCGCTGAAAGAGATCGTCATCAGCTTTAAGTTCCGCTCCTTGACCGGTGCCGCTGATTTTGCGGTTGAAGGGATCTGCGAACAGTTCTCCGAACGGATATTCTCGCTCGAGCCGACCTGGCTGGTCCCGATACCTCTGTATCCGATGCGTCAGTTGATCCGCGGCTATAATCAGGCGGAGATCCTGGCCGACAAGCTGGGGGAGAGACTCAATCTTCCAGTTGCATCCGATTTCCTCGTGCGGAAGAAACGTCGTCGCGAGCAGGCCAGACTTTCTGAACACGAACGGCCGGCCAATGTCCATGGCGTATTTGAGGCGATGGCTGATGCTGATCCCGGCGAACGGGTGATTTTGGTCGATGACGTCGTGACTTCCGGAGCCACGGTTGCCGAAGCGCGCCGGATCCTGATCGAGGCCGGCTTTGACGTCCCCGGCTGTATCTCTTTAGCGCACGGACTCTGAGCGTATGTTTGAGATCGCCGTCAATGATTTCCTGCAACATCTTCGTCTTGAACGGGGAGTCTCGGCCAATACTCTGATGGCCTACCGGAGGGATCTTCTCGGATTCCGCAAAGAGACCAACGCGACTGACCCGAGAGCGATCTCTGCTTCGATCATCACCGGATATTTCGGCAAGCTGAATGCCAAGGGGTCACGTCCGGCTACTCTGGCTCGGAAGATCTCAAGCCTAAAGCAATTCTTCGAATATCTCAAGGAGAGGAATATGGTGGCGGAGAACCCCGCCCAGGTATACAGCGCGCCAAAGATCGCGCGCTATCATCCCGATTATCTTTCCCCTCGTGAGATAGAGTCGATAATCAACGCGATCGATATTTCGACAGAGTCCGGAAAGCGCGACCGCGTCATTATCGAAATGTTGTATGGGAGCGGGCTACGACTATCAGAGCTCCAAAACCTGAAGATCGAGGATGTTGAGTTTGAGGCCGGTTTTGTTCGGGTGATGGGGAAGGGGAATAAGCAACGGCTGGTGCCGTTGGGGGAATACGCCAGGGTCGCCCTTTTGTCCTATCTTGAGGCTTCCGAAACCGGCAAGGCGGTAAGTCGCCCCCGGGTAATCGTTCTAAGTAAGTTAGGGAAGCCATGTTCCCGGGTCGGGCTCTGGAAGATCATCAAGCAGATGGTCCGGAAGGCCGGACTTGGCAAGCAGGTTACCCCCCATACTTTTCGCCATTCCTTTGCGACACATCTGATTGAGGGAGGGGCAGATCTGCGAGTAGTACAAGAAATGCTCGGACATGCCGATATATCTACGACAGAGATATATACCAGGCTGGACCGTGACTACATTATCGCCGAACATAGAAAATATCACCCTCGAGAACTGGCTGGTCCCCGAAATTCGGGAGCCAAAAAGTAAGCCGGTCTATCATTTCGCTGTCCGGCAGACCGGACTCAGCCTCGACTTCCATCTCCAGCAATTTTTTCGCGGTAGTCAGGTCTCGTTCCATTATTTCAGCCATTTTGAAACACTGACTGAGATCTCGCGCCATTTCCCGCTTTCGGCTATCATGATCGGCGGCAAGGGAGATTTCTACGAAGAGGTCCAGCTCGTTCACTCCATCAAACAGAACGTCTTCCTTTCGATCGTGCCGGTGATCCTGTTTCATCCCGATCCCGAGGTCAACTCCGTGGTGGCAGCTTTTGAAAACGGAGCCGAAGAATTCATTCATGGCGAGTGGATCGACCGGCTGGTCGAGGTTCGCATCCGCCGAGTGATCGAGCGCAGCCGTCGAGATATCGCGGTGAATCCGTCGACCCAGTTGCCGGGGACAGCAATCATTGAGCGCGAGATTCGGCACCATCTGGATATGCGGACCACCTTCGCGCTTTGTTATGCCGACCTGGATAATTTCAAAGCCTACAATGACTATTACGGATATCACAACGGCGACAAAGTGGTGAAGCTGACAGCCAGGATCCTTCGCGATGTCATCTTCGATATCTGCCGCGAGGGATTTGTCGGGCATATCGCCGGCGATGATTTCGTCTTTATCATTCCCAATGACCTGGTCGACACCGCCTGCCAATGGATCATAAAGACGTTTGATTCAGTCATCCCGTACCGCTATGAGTTGGTTGACCGGGAGCGCGGATTCATCACTACCCTGAATCGGAAAGGGCAGACGGAGGACTATCCATTGCTGACCATTTCGATCGCAGTGATTATCAATACTCAGGGGCAATTCCACCACTTGGGTGAGCTATCCAAGATGCTTGCTGACCTGAAAAAGGCGACGAAACAGCTCTCCGGCTCCAATTACTTGGTCGAACGCAGACAGAAGTACTAATACCCTCCGGTATTTCCTTTTTCATTGACAAGAAGGGCGATTTTGTTGATATTGAGTTAACAATTTCGCACTACTCGGGGAAATGTCAGTGCTATTCTCGCCCAAGGTTCCTATCTCCTGTGCATTGGCTTTGGCTGGGCTGCTTCTCAGTCTGTTCCTTCCTGTCTCCAGTTATTCCGACGACACACAGACTCCATCTGTATCATCCGAAGAGATCAAACTTCTACAACAGCGGGCTGAGCGTGAGGGGTGGACATTTACGGTTGGGGAGAATAGCGCGACCCGCCGCCCGGTAAGCCAATTGACCGGATTCATCTTCCCTGATTCTGAGATCCAAGCTCCGCTGACTGCGCCCGTGGTCGTTCCGAGTGCATTGCCTCTGCGATATGTCAGCATAATGCCACCGATTCGCGATCAATTGGGATGCGGGTCCTGTTGGGCCTTTGCGACAGTCGGCGCCGTCGAAGGGGCGATGATCAAGTATGACTCTACGCTCCAATCGACCATTGATCTGTCTGAGCAACACCTACTGGATTGTACGGAAAACACCTGTATCGGCGGGGCGGAGTCATTTCAGTATTTCACTGATGTTCGTGACTTCTGTGGAAGGACAGGCGCACTCGAAGAAGTGGATTACCCGTATGTCATTGGCGAGGGAGAGTGCAAATGGCAACTGCCTCGAAAGCACTGGCTGACAAGTTGGGGATGGGTATCGGGAAGTCCCGGGCTATTTGCCACTCCGGATCAGGTTAAAGCGGCAATTATGCAATATGGCGCAGTTACCTGTCTGGCAATGGCCAACGCGCAGTTTTTTGGCTATGATTCCGGTGTCTACAATTACTGTCCGTCCCAATGGGTTTTCCCCAATCATATGGTAGTCATTTACGGGTGGGACGATGACTATGATCCGGTCACGGTCGAGGGGCCTGCCAAAGACAACCCCATACCGGTCTGGTATGTGAGAAATTCGTGGGGAACAGAATGGGGGATCGACGGGATAATGGTGATCGATCAGCGATGCGGCAACGTGCTCGATTTTCGCTGTGCCTACGGTGTGTACAGCGGTCCCGATCCCGATTCCGATGCGGTCCTCAGCGGAATAGACAATTGCGCACTGACCCCAAATCCGGACCAGTCTGATTCGGATGGAGACCAATTTGGCGATGCATGCGATCTCTGTTCCCAGGTCGCTGACACATTTCATTCGGATTCCGATCTCGACGGGATCGGCAATAGTTGCGACAACTGTCCTACCCGGGCCAATGTTGATCAACTGGATACCGATGGTGATGATTTCGGCGATCTGTGTGACAATTGCCCGCAGATATTCAATACCGATCAAAGTAATGCAGATCATGATCGATTTGGGGATATCTGCGATGTCTGTCCCAACGACCCGGTAAACGACTACGATCATGACAGTATCTGCGGCGATATCGACAACTGTCCCTGGACCAAGAATATCGCACAAGAGGATCAGGACTTTGACGGTGTTGGCGACTCATGCGATATTTGCCTGATGGCGGCAAATCCCGATCAGGAAGACACAGATGGTGATGGGATGGGAGATTCCTGCGATGTCTGTCCATTCGACGAAAAGAATGACCCCGACCATGACGGGGTGTGCAATGATATTGACAACTGCTCGACAATCCCCAATCCAGAACAGGGTGACCTGGATGGCGATGGTATTGGCGACGTGTGCGAATTTGGTCCTGAGACGCTGGACAGTGTGAAGACGTCGCTCACTGGATTGCATGTCAGTAACATGGCCGAAGGAGGGCTGAATCACAACAGCGGTGGAGTGAATCTCGATTACGCGCATCATGGCGGGTGTGAGGAAGTGGGCTGGTTCTACGGGTACAGTGTTTACTTGGGTTATACCAGCCCTGTGGTAGGGTATTTAAAGGGAACGGATCCGATGATAGTTCTGGGCTTTCAGGGTCGGAAACTCGAAGGGGGAAATCCGACAGTCGGTACACAAACTACCGTGGACTGGGACCACTATCAGTCGGGTACTGTGGTAGTCAGGGACTCCACCGCTTGTATGGAATCCTCCTGGTGGGCTCCCAAGGACCAAGACACCAACAACTTCGTCATACAGGAGATCAAGTTTTACTCGTACGGCGGGAAGACCCTGAACGGGCTCTTGCTGGGCAGTGCTACCAAGTGGCAAGTACCCTCTGAATATATGACCGATCGAGTAAATGGGCACGATACTCTGCTTCAACTTGCATACTCGCGCGGCGGTGGTCTCGACACCATCAGTACCTGTTATCCATTCGCTGAACGATTCGGTGGAACCGCTTACCTTGGCATGCACCGCAATGACACCTGCGAATTCTCTAAAGGAATGCACCCATTCTCTGCGTTCGGGACCACTGACTTTGAAGGTCGCAAATTATTCAGTAATATGCTTATTCCAGGTTACCGAAGCGGCAGCACTCAATCTGACGGTTATATCACGGTATTTCGGTTCGATACGACTTCCAGTTTGGGCCCGGGTGATACGGTCAGCTACTATCTGGTTCATTCCACGGTGCGCCGAGGGACCATTGACAGTCTCAGGCAGAATGTACACAAGGCACGACGCTGGCTCTTCGACCACGTGATACGAGGGTGTTCATGTTGCCGCGATATGGTTGGGAATCTGAGTAACGACGGTGATGAGCGAATTGACCTGACCGACCTTTCCCTGCTTATCGGGTACATGACTGGGCAGGGGGTCGAGCTGCCATGTGCTGATGAAGCCAATTTGACGGCAGACCCACAGGGGACTATAGACTTGTCTGATCTCTCCTTCTTGATCGGCTACATGACCGGGACCGGTGTTCAACTCCGCAATTGTCCCTAACTGGAATAGTGAATTTCAAAGTGTTTGTGTCGATAGAAAAGCGGCGACCCGATTGGATCGCCGCTTTCATTTTATTCGAGTAACAGAAATGAATTACGTTTTCGATTTGGTCCCGCCCATAGCCATCCGATATAGTAGAACAGCCAGGCCGACATAAAGAACGATCGAGAGGATCGGCCCGAAGCTGGTGGTCAGAGAGGTCCCCTGGTCTCCATGCGTGTTGAAGTAATCGCCATACCAGGACCATCCGCCGACCAGGAAAGCGAGCAGAACACCGATCAACGAATCGCCCGCAACAAGCCCCGAGGCAAACAGCGTCCCTCGCATGGTCTTGCCTTCGACATCTTCCGGCTTGCTCCGTTTGTTAACAATCCATGCCACAATTCCACCCAACATGATAGGAGTAGACAGAGATGGTGGCAGGTAGAGGCCGATCGCAAACGGCAGTGCGCCATGTCCCAGCAATTCCACACAGATCGCGATCATGCCACCGACGATGATCGGCAGCCAGGGGAGGTTCTGATTCATGATACCGGAGACGACCGTCGCCATCACATTGGCCTGCGGGGCCATCATCGGAGCGCGACCGACGACCTCACCTTCGACAAAACCAAACGTCTCGCGAAGGAAAAACAGCATGGCGCCAATGACCAGAGCGGGGGCCGCCATACCGATAAGAGTGGTCAACTGCATCCTGATCGGGGTTCCGCCAAGGAGGAATCCGGTCTTGAGGTCCTGTGAGATATCACCCGACATACAGACAGCGATACAGACGATCGTGCCAACCATCATCGCGGCGACCATGCCGGTGATACCGGTATGTCCCAACCAGACCAGCAAGAGGCTCGTAATCAAAAGGGTGGCGATCGTCATGCCCGAAACCGGGTTCGAGGAGGATCCTACCAGACCGACAATGCGGGCCGCGACTACGACAAAAAAGAATCCGAAGATCACTGCGGCGATAATACCGACCGCCGGAAGGCCAGTTCCCGGAATCAAGGCAATACCCGCGGTGACTGCCAAAATGCCGAGAAGAACCCACTTCATTGGCAGATCGTAGTTGGTTCGGTCAATGCTGGCGTCAACCTTTTTGCCAACCAAAGAACGGAAGCCTTCCCGGAACGATGTCACGATGATCGGCATCGACTTGCTGAGCGAAATGAAGCCGCCCATCGTTACGGCGCCGACACCAATATACTTAATGTAGAA contains:
- a CDS encoding oligopeptide transporter, OPT family; translation: MQTTKKADAAPAKHTPFVPASESPAEVTWRAIILGVILALVFGLANAYLGLKVGMTVSASIPAAVVSMAILRMFRKRATVLENNIVQGMGSAGESLAAGVIFTVPAFFIWSASAQLKAQGYTFQIAQWQIILLALLGGTLGVLLMIPLRRYLVETEHGKLAYPEGTACAEIIVAGDQGGSRAKLVFTGIAIGAAYKILMSGVKTWSETVNQYFGGILKGGQLGIEATPALAAVGYIIGPRIAAMMLSGAVLGYMGIGPLLSFIGSHSSTLIVPPGTIPLGEMSAGELRNFYIKYIGVGAVTMGGFISLSKSMPIIVTSFREGFRSLVGKKVDASIDRTNYDLPMKWVLLGILAVTAGIALIPGTGLPAVGIIAAVIFGFFFVVVAARIVGLVGSSSNPVSGMTIATLLITSLLLVWLGHTGITGMVAAMMVGTIVCIAVCMSGDISQDLKTGFLLGGTPIRMQLTTLIGMAAPALVIGAMLFFLRETFGFVEGEVVGRAPMMAPQANVMATVVSGIMNQNLPWLPIIVGGMIAICVELLGHGALPFAIGLYLPPSLSTPIMLGGIVAWIVNKRSKPEDVEGKTMRGTLFASGLVAGDSLIGVLLAFLVGGWSWYGDYFNTHGDQGTSLTTSFGPILSIVLYVGLAVLLYRMAMGGTKSKT
- a CDS encoding thrombospondin type 3 repeat-containing protein encodes the protein MSVLFSPKVPISCALALAGLLLSLFLPVSSYSDDTQTPSVSSEEIKLLQQRAEREGWTFTVGENSATRRPVSQLTGFIFPDSEIQAPLTAPVVVPSALPLRYVSIMPPIRDQLGCGSCWAFATVGAVEGAMIKYDSTLQSTIDLSEQHLLDCTENTCIGGAESFQYFTDVRDFCGRTGALEEVDYPYVIGEGECKWQLPRKHWLTSWGWVSGSPGLFATPDQVKAAIMQYGAVTCLAMANAQFFGYDSGVYNYCPSQWVFPNHMVVIYGWDDDYDPVTVEGPAKDNPIPVWYVRNSWGTEWGIDGIMVIDQRCGNVLDFRCAYGVYSGPDPDSDAVLSGIDNCALTPNPDQSDSDGDQFGDACDLCSQVADTFHSDSDLDGIGNSCDNCPTRANVDQLDTDGDDFGDLCDNCPQIFNTDQSNADHDRFGDICDVCPNDPVNDYDHDSICGDIDNCPWTKNIAQEDQDFDGVGDSCDICLMAANPDQEDTDGDGMGDSCDVCPFDEKNDPDHDGVCNDIDNCSTIPNPEQGDLDGDGIGDVCEFGPETLDSVKTSLTGLHVSNMAEGGLNHNSGGVNLDYAHHGGCEEVGWFYGYSVYLGYTSPVVGYLKGTDPMIVLGFQGRKLEGGNPTVGTQTTVDWDHYQSGTVVVRDSTACMESSWWAPKDQDTNNFVIQEIKFYSYGGKTLNGLLLGSATKWQVPSEYMTDRVNGHDTLLQLAYSRGGGLDTISTCYPFAERFGGTAYLGMHRNDTCEFSKGMHPFSAFGTTDFEGRKLFSNMLIPGYRSGSTQSDGYITVFRFDTTSSLGPGDTVSYYLVHSTVRRGTIDSLRQNVHKARRWLFDHVIRGCSCCRDMVGNLSNDGDERIDLTDLSLLIGYMTGQGVELPCADEANLTADPQGTIDLSDLSFLIGYMTGTGVQLRNCP